One segment of Deinococcus sp. Leaf326 DNA contains the following:
- a CDS encoding alpha/beta fold hydrolase has translation MNKTLPMLSTLLLSTALAGGTQAQMSSTFPDRGTVSVNGATVFYKAQGQGQPLLLIHGYPLSGELFKNNRNIPGYRVITVDLPGFGMSKAPSREASIENYAMTMVGFMDALKIDKAVVGGMSMGGMTLLQMYKMAPERFRGLIFIDTTADPAGVAEAATWRGNAQQAEQMGVASLVPGLLPRMLTGESRMKMPNQVTHLSNIVKGASLNGAIGGGNALAARPDANPVLPTIKVPTLLVFGVEDNVTPTELAMKMQKGIAGSQLALIPGAGHAAVFEKAAAANAAMVEWLRTVR, from the coding sequence TGTCCTCCACCTTCCCCGACCGGGGCACCGTCAGCGTGAACGGCGCGACCGTCTTTTACAAAGCCCAGGGCCAGGGCCAGCCTCTGCTGCTCATTCACGGCTACCCGCTGAGCGGCGAGCTGTTCAAGAACAACCGCAACATTCCCGGCTACCGCGTGATCACGGTGGATCTGCCTGGCTTCGGCATGAGCAAGGCGCCCAGCCGCGAGGCCAGCATCGAGAATTACGCGATGACGATGGTGGGCTTCATGGACGCCCTGAAGATCGACAAGGCGGTCGTCGGCGGCATGAGCATGGGGGGCATGACCCTGCTCCAGATGTACAAGATGGCCCCCGAACGCTTTAGGGGCCTCATCTTCATCGACACGACTGCCGACCCGGCCGGCGTCGCCGAGGCGGCCACTTGGCGCGGCAACGCCCAGCAGGCCGAGCAGATGGGCGTCGCCAGCCTCGTCCCCGGTCTGCTGCCCCGGATGCTCACCGGCGAGAGCCGCATGAAGATGCCCAACCAGGTCACGCACCTGTCAAACATCGTCAAGGGAGCGAGTCTGAACGGCGCGATCGGCGGCGGCAACGCCCTGGCCGCCCGCCCCGACGCCAACCCCGTCCTGCCGACTATCAAGGTGCCCACCCTGCTCGTCTTCGGGGTCGAGGACAACGTGACACCCACTGAACTCGCCATGAAGATGCAGAAGGGCATTGCGGGTAGCCAACTGGCCCTGATTCCGGGTGCGGGTCACGCCGCCGTTTTCGAGAAGGCCGCCGCCGCGAACGCCGCGATGGTCGAGTGGCTGCGCACGGTACGCTGA